The Delphinus delphis chromosome 7, mDelDel1.2, whole genome shotgun sequence genome includes a window with the following:
- the DGKD gene encoding diacylglycerol kinase delta isoform X5, which translates to MEDWIAALKTVQSREHFEPTQYSMDHFSGMHNWYACSHARPTYCNVCREALSGVTSHGLSCEVCKFKAHKRCAVRATSNCKWTTLASIGKDIIEDEDGIAMPHQWLEGNLPVSAKCTVCDKTCGSVLRLQDWRCLWCKAMVHTACKESLLTKCPLGLCKVSVIPPTALNSIDSDGFWKATCPPSCTSPLLVFVNSKSGDNQGVKFLRRFKQLLNPAQVFDLMNGGPHLGLRLFQKFDTFRILVCGGDGSVGWVLSEIDSLNLHKQCQLGVLPLGTGNDLARVLGWGSACDDDTQLPQILEKLERASTKMLDRWSVMAYETKLPRPASSSTVTEDLSEGSEVQQILFYEDSVAAHLSKILTSDQHSVVISSAKVLCETVKDFVARVGKAYEKTTESSEESEVMAKKCSVLKEKLDSLLKTLDDESQASSSLPTPPPTIAEEAEDGEGAGGSCGSSSTGDRAVGSACPARPQIFRPREQLMLRANSLKKAIRQIIEHTEKAVDEQNAQTQEHEGFILGLSESEEKKDLKSDDRACHGEGHGEGHGAAKGRSLRRVSKSPCEKLISKGSLSLGGSASLPSQSGNRDSLPALNTKILFPNVRAGMSGSLPGGSVISRLLINADPFNSEPENLEYYTEKCVMNNYFGIGLDAKISLDFNNKRDEHPEKCRSRTKNMMWYGVLGTRELLHRTYKNLEQKVLLECDGRPIPLPSLQGIAVLNIPSYAGGTNFWGGTKEDDTFAAPSFDDKILEVVAVFGSMQMAVSRVIKLQHHRIAQCRTVKISILGDEGVPVQVDGEAWIQPPGYIRIIHKNRAQTLTRDRAFENTLKSWEDKQKCELPRPPSFSLHPEILSEEEANQMDQFGQAAGALIHSIREAARSHRDVEQELAHAVNASSKAMDRVYGKPRAAEGLSCSFVLEMVNNVRALRSETELLLAGKLALQLDPPQKERLTAALVEMDQQLRKLADTPWLCQPVEPGDEENVMLDLSKRSRSGKFRLVTKFKKEKNNKNREARSSLGAPGTCPLLFSWPPGLCGAQALLSPWPRACPRRPGATASGHALRRLVWLQNCTPAFLLHVGGSLVSRPALNLFLVQIQGDRQATEPPACARLGREVGRRQQR; encoded by the exons ATGGAAGACTGGATCGCAGCGCTGAAGACGGTCCAGAGCAGGGAGCACTTTGAG CCTACCCAGTACAGCATGGACCACTTCTCAGGGATGCACAACTGGTACGCCTGCTCCCACGCGAGGCCCACCTACTGCAATGTGTGCCGAGAGGCTCTGTCTGGGGTCACGTCCCACGGACTGTCCTGTGAAG TGTGTAAGTTTAAGGCCCACAAACGCTGTGCTGTGCGTGCGACCAGTAACTGCAAGTGGACCACGCTGGCCTCCATTGGGAAGGACATCATCGAGGACGAGGACGGG ATCGCCATGCCTCACCAGTGGCTGGAGGGGAACCTGCCCGTGAGCGCCAAGTGCACAGTGTGTGACAAGACCTGTGGCAGCGTGCTGCGTCTTCAGGACTGGCGCTGCCTCTGGTGCAAGGCCATG GTGCACACGGCGTGTAAAGAATCCTTACTGACCAAGtgcccgctgggcctgtgcaAAGTGTCGGTCATCCCGCCCACCGCTCTCAACAGCATCGATTCTGATG GCTTCTGGAAGGCCACGTGTCCTCCATCCTGCACGAGTCCATTGTTGGTCTTCGTCAATTCAAAAAGTGGGGACAACCAGGGTGTGAAGTTCCTCAGAAGATTTAAGCAGCTGCTGAACCCTGCCCAGGTCTTTGACCTCATGAATGGAGGACCACACCTTGG CCTACGCTTATTCCAGAAGTTTGATACGTTCCGGATTCTGGTTTGTGGTGGAGATGGCAGTGTTGGTTGGGTCCTCTCTGAAATCGACAGCCTCAACCTTCACAAACAG TGTCAGCTGGGAGTGCTGCCCCTCGGCACAGGGAATGACCTGGCTCGCGTGTTAGGCTGGGGCTCGGCCTGTGACGATGACACCCAGCTCCCGCAGATCTTGGAGAAGCTGGAAAGAGCCAGCACCAAGATGCTGGACAG GTGGAGCGTCATGGCCTACGAGACAAAACTCCCCCGGCCAGCCTCCTCCTCCACTGTCACCGAAGACTTGAGTGAGGGCTCCGAG GTGCAGCAGATTCTCTTCTATGAAGACTCGGTCGCGGCCCATCTCTCTAAGATCCTGACCTCCGACCAGCACTCGGTGGTGATCTCATCAGCCAA AGTGCTCTGCGAGACCGTGAAGGACTTCGTGGCTCGGGTGGGGAAGGCCTACGAGAAGACCACCGAGAGCTCAGAGGAGTCGGAGGTCATGGCCAAGAAG TGCTCTGTCCTGAAAGAGAAGCTGGATTCTCTCCTCAAGACCCTGGATGACGAGTCCCAGGCCTCGTCCTCTCTGCCTACGCCGCCCCCCACCATCGCCGAGGAGGCGGAAgacggggagggggcgggcggcAGCTGTGGCTCCAGTTCCACCGGGGACCGTGCCGTGGGGTCGGCCTGCCCAGCCCGGCCGCAGATATTCCGTCCTCGGGAGCAGCTCATGCTGAGAGCCAACAGCCTGAAGAAGGCGATTCGCCAGATCAtagagcacacagagaaag CTGTGGACGAGCAGAACGCCCAGACCCAAGAGCACGAGGGGTTCATCTTAGGTCTCTCCGAGTCGGAGGAGAAGAAGGACCTGAAGTCGGACGACAGAGCGTGCCACGGCGAGGGCCACGGCGAGGGCCACGGCGCTGCCAAGGGCAGGAGCCTCCGCAGAG TGTCCAAATCCCCGTGTGAAAAGCTGATAAGCAAAGGAAGCTTGTCCCTGGGtggttctgcctctcttccttcgCAGTCAGGAAACCGGGACAGCCTGCCAGCACTGAACACGAAGATCCTGTTCCCCA ATGTTCGCGCCGGGATGTCTGGTTCCTTGCCTGGAGGTTCAGTCATCAGTCGATTATTAATTAATGCTGATCCCTTTAACTCCGAACCAGAAAACCT AGAGTATTACACAGAGAAGTGCGTCATGAACAATTATTTTGGCATCGGCCTGGATGCGAAGATCTCCCTGGACTTCAACAACAAGCGTGACGAGCACCCAGAGAAGTGCAG GAGTCGAACCAAGAACATGATGTGGTACGGAGTCCTCGGCACCAGAGAGCTGCTGCACAGAACCTACAAGAACCTGGAGCAGAAGGTCCTGCTGGAG TGTGACGGGCGACCCATCCCACTGCCCAGTCTCCAGGGAATTGCTGTCCTCAACATTCCCAGCTATGCTGGAGGGACCAACTTCTGGGGGGGCACCAAGGAGGACGAT ACCTTTGCAGCCCCGTCGTTCGATGACAAGATCTTGGAGGTGGTCGCGGTGTTTGGCAGCATGCAGATGGCCGTCTCCCGTGTCATAAAGCTGCAGCATCACCGCATCGCTCAG TGCCGCACGGTGAAGATCTCCATCCTGGGGGATGAGGGCGTACCTGTGCAGGTGGACGGAGAGGCCTGGATCCAGCCGCCAGGGTACATTCGGATTATCCACAAGAACCGGGCACAGACGCTCACCAGGGATCGG GCCTTTGAGAACACCCTGAAGTCCTGGGAGGACAAGCAGAAGTGTGAGCTGCCCCGccctccatctttctctctgcACCCGGAGATCCTGTCCGAGGAGGAAGCCAACCAGATGGACCAGTTTGGGCAGGCAGCGGGGGCCCTCATCCACAG CATCCGGGAAGCAGCGCGGTCCCACCGAGACGTGGAGCAGGAGCTCGCCCACGCCGTCAACGCCAGCTCCAAGGCCATGGACCGGGTGTACGGCAAGCCCAGGGCCGCAGAG GGGCTGAGCTGCAGCTTCGTGCTGGAGATGGTGAATAACGTCAGAGCTCTGCGCAGCGAGACGGAGCTGTTGCTGGCGGGGAAGCTGGCCCTG CAGTTGGATCCCCCTCAGAAGGAACGGCTCACGGCTGCCCTCGTCGAGATGGACCAGCAGCTCAGGAAGCTGGCGGACACCCCCTGGCTGTGCCAGCCCGTGGAGCCTGGTGATGAAGAG AACGTGATGCTGGATCTTTCCAAGCGCAGCCGCAGTGGTAAATTCCGCCTGGTGACCAAGTTTAAGAAGGAGAAGAATAACAAGAACAGAGAAGCTCGCAGCAGCCTGGGAGCCCCGGGTACCTGCCCTCTGCTGTTCTCCTGGCCACCCGGGCTGTGTGGGGCCCAGGCTCTGCTTTCTCCCTGGCCTCGTGCCTGTCCCCGTCGTCCCGGGGCCACGGCCTCCGGTCATGCCCTGCGCCGACTCGTCTGGCTACAGAACTGCACCCCGGCTTTCCTGCTCCATGTGGGAGGCTCACTGGTGTCACGCCCTGCCCTGAACTTGTTCCTGGTGCAGATTCAGGGTGACAGACAGGCCACCGAGCCGCCTGCCTGCGCTAGATTGGGGCGCGAGGTGGGGAGGAGACAGCAGAGGTGA